A single window of Mycolicibacterium madagascariense DNA harbors:
- a CDS encoding chymotrypsin family serine protease: MGVALLLLSTALAAPLTAHARADDQVILGGGSGIVIDGDTFCTLTSIGHDRFGNLIGFTSAHCGGPGAQIASERAQSAGIVGTMVAGNESLDYAVIQFDPRKVQPVNSIDGFEIDGIGPDPSFGDVACKLGRTTGQSCGVTWGPGDKPGTIINQVCGQPGDSGAPVTVNNQLVGMIHGAFSEDLPTCVVKFVPLHTPAVTMSINAILGDIDAKNRPGADFVPIGAAPPAA, encoded by the coding sequence TTGGGCGTTGCGCTCCTGCTCCTGTCAACGGCCCTGGCGGCACCGCTGACGGCGCACGCGCGGGCCGATGACCAGGTGATCCTCGGCGGCGGCTCGGGCATCGTCATCGACGGCGACACGTTCTGCACGTTGACCTCGATCGGCCACGACCGGTTCGGCAACCTCATCGGGTTCACCTCCGCACACTGCGGTGGGCCCGGCGCGCAGATCGCCTCCGAGCGCGCGCAGAGCGCGGGGATCGTCGGGACGATGGTGGCCGGCAACGAGAGCCTCGACTACGCGGTGATCCAGTTCGATCCCCGCAAGGTCCAACCGGTCAACAGCATCGACGGTTTCGAGATCGACGGCATCGGCCCCGATCCCTCGTTCGGCGACGTCGCCTGCAAGCTGGGGCGCACCACCGGGCAGTCGTGCGGCGTGACGTGGGGGCCCGGTGACAAGCCGGGCACGATCATCAACCAGGTGTGCGGCCAGCCGGGCGATTCCGGCGCCCCGGTGACCGTCAACAACCAGCTGGTCGGCATGATCCACGGCGCGTTCAGCGAAGACCTGCCGACGTGCGTGGTGAAGTTCGTGCCGCTGCACACCCCCGCGGTCACGATGTCCATCAACGCGATCCTCGGCGACATCGACGCCAAGAACCGGCCCGGCGCCGACTTCGTCCCGATCGGCGCCGCACCACCCGCTGCCTGA
- a CDS encoding phage holin family protein, with amino-acid sequence MSNGDRKSGVPTTVTSIPLVNPHAPKPDPSIGDLVKDATSQVSTLVRAEVELARAEITRDVKKGLTGSVYFILALVVLFYSTFFFFAFIAALLHEWLHFYVWSGILIVFGLMVLTTALLALLGWRKVKKIRGPQQTIASVKEARVALVPGGDKPGDKLSINGAPSTTDPSGW; translated from the coding sequence GTGAGCAATGGCGACCGCAAGAGCGGCGTTCCGACTACGGTGACCTCGATTCCGCTGGTGAATCCGCATGCGCCCAAGCCGGATCCGTCCATCGGCGACCTGGTCAAGGACGCGACGTCACAAGTGTCGACGCTGGTGCGGGCCGAGGTCGAACTCGCGCGCGCCGAGATCACCCGCGACGTCAAGAAGGGCCTGACGGGCAGCGTCTACTTCATCCTGGCGCTCGTCGTGCTGTTCTACTCGACGTTCTTCTTCTTCGCGTTCATCGCGGCCCTGCTGCACGAGTGGCTGCACTTCTACGTGTGGTCCGGCATCCTCATCGTCTTCGGCCTGATGGTGCTGACGACGGCGCTGCTCGCCCTGCTGGGGTGGCGCAAGGTCAAGAAGATCAGGGGCCCGCAGCAGACGATCGCGTCCGTCAAGGAGGCCAGGGTGGCGCTGGTGCCCGGCGGCGACAAGCCCGGTGACAAGCTCTCGATCAACGGCGCACCGTCGACCACGGATCCCTCCGGCTGGTAA
- the nth gene encoding endonuclease III produces the protein MAKSAAAAPRSTKFDAETHTGLVRRARRMNRTLSQAFPHVYCELDFTNPLELTVATILSAQSTDKGVNLATPALFAKYRTAADYAGADREELEALVRTTGFYRNKANSLMRLGEELVARFGGEVPNTLDELVTLPGVGRKTANVILGNAFGIPGLTVDTHFGRLVRRWRWTELEDPVKVEFAVAELIPRKEWTLLSHRIIFHGRRVCHAKKPACGVCVLAKDCPSYGLGPTDPLTAAPLVKGPETEHLLALAGL, from the coding sequence GTGGCCAAGAGTGCAGCGGCAGCCCCCCGTTCGACGAAGTTCGACGCCGAGACCCACACCGGTCTCGTCCGACGGGCGCGACGCATGAATCGCACGCTCTCCCAAGCCTTTCCGCACGTCTACTGCGAGCTGGACTTCACCAATCCGCTGGAGCTCACCGTGGCGACCATCCTGTCCGCCCAGAGCACCGACAAGGGCGTCAACCTGGCGACGCCCGCGCTGTTCGCGAAGTACCGCACCGCGGCCGACTACGCGGGGGCCGATCGCGAGGAACTCGAGGCCCTGGTCCGCACCACGGGCTTCTATCGGAACAAGGCCAATTCGCTGATGCGGCTTGGCGAGGAGCTCGTCGCCCGGTTCGGCGGCGAGGTGCCCAACACCCTCGACGAGCTCGTCACGCTGCCGGGCGTCGGTCGCAAGACCGCGAACGTCATCCTCGGCAACGCCTTCGGCATTCCGGGCCTGACGGTCGACACCCACTTCGGCAGGCTGGTCCGCCGGTGGCGCTGGACCGAGCTGGAAGATCCGGTCAAGGTCGAGTTCGCGGTCGCGGAGTTGATCCCCCGCAAGGAGTGGACCCTGCTGAGCCACCGCATCATCTTCCACGGGCGCCGCGTGTGCCACGCCAAGAAGCCGGCGTGCGGGGTGTGCGTGCTGGCGAAGGACTGCCCGTCCTACGGCCTCGGCCCTACCGATCCGCTGACCGCCGCGCCGTTGGTGAAGGGACCCGAGACCGAGCACCTGCTGGCGCTGGCCGGACTCTGA
- the adh gene encoding aldehyde dehydrogenase yields the protein MTVYARPGTEGSLMTFEARYDNYIGGQWVPPTEGRYFENPTPVTGQTFCEVARSDESDVEKALDAAHAAAPAWGKTSPAERSVILNKIADRIEANLESIAVAEAWDNGKPIRETLNADIPLAIDHFRYFAGAIRAQEGSLSQIDDDTVAYHFHEPLGVVGQIIPWNFPILMAVWKLAPALAAGNAVVLKPAEQTPASICYLLSVIGDLLPAGVLNVVNGFGVEAGKPLASSNRIAKIAFTGETTTGRLIMQYASQNLIPVTLELGGKSPNIFFNDVMAALDDYQDKALEGFTMFALNQGEVCTCPSRSLIQADIYDEFLEQAAIRTKAVRQGDPLDTETMIGAQASNDQLEKILSYIEIGKDEGAKVLCGGERAELGGDLNGGYYVAPTIFTGHNKMRVFQEEIFGPVVAVTSFTDYDDAISIANDTLYGLGAGVWSRDGNTAYRAGRDIKAGRVWTNCYHAYPAHAAFGGYKQSGIGRENHKMMLDHYQQTKNLLVSYSNKAQGFF from the coding sequence ATGACCGTTTACGCGCGGCCGGGCACCGAGGGCTCGTTGATGACGTTCGAGGCCCGTTACGACAACTACATCGGCGGTCAGTGGGTGCCGCCCACCGAGGGCCGCTACTTCGAGAACCCGACGCCCGTCACCGGCCAGACCTTCTGCGAGGTCGCCCGTTCCGACGAATCCGACGTCGAGAAGGCCCTCGACGCCGCCCACGCCGCGGCGCCCGCCTGGGGCAAGACGTCACCGGCGGAGCGTTCGGTCATCCTCAACAAGATCGCCGACCGCATCGAGGCGAATCTCGAGTCGATCGCCGTCGCCGAGGCATGGGACAACGGCAAGCCCATCCGCGAGACGCTCAACGCCGACATCCCGCTCGCGATCGACCACTTCCGCTACTTCGCGGGCGCCATCCGCGCGCAGGAGGGTTCGCTGTCGCAGATCGACGACGACACCGTCGCCTACCACTTCCACGAACCGCTGGGCGTCGTCGGACAGATCATCCCCTGGAACTTCCCGATCCTGATGGCCGTGTGGAAACTGGCGCCCGCGCTGGCCGCCGGCAACGCCGTCGTGCTGAAGCCCGCCGAGCAGACCCCGGCCTCGATCTGCTACCTGCTCTCGGTGATCGGCGACCTGCTGCCCGCCGGAGTCCTCAACGTGGTCAATGGATTTGGCGTCGAAGCGGGCAAGCCGCTGGCGTCGAGCAACCGGATCGCGAAGATCGCGTTCACCGGCGAGACCACGACCGGCCGCCTCATCATGCAGTACGCGTCCCAGAACCTGATCCCGGTGACCCTGGAGCTCGGCGGCAAGAGCCCCAACATCTTCTTCAACGACGTGATGGCGGCGCTCGACGACTACCAGGACAAGGCGCTGGAGGGCTTTACGATGTTCGCCCTCAACCAGGGTGAAGTGTGTACCTGCCCGTCGCGCAGCCTGATTCAGGCCGACATCTACGACGAGTTCCTCGAGCAGGCGGCCATCCGCACCAAGGCCGTTCGGCAGGGTGACCCGCTGGACACCGAGACCATGATCGGCGCGCAGGCATCCAACGATCAGCTCGAGAAGATCCTGTCCTACATCGAAATCGGCAAGGACGAGGGTGCCAAGGTGCTGTGCGGCGGCGAGCGCGCCGAGCTCGGTGGCGATCTCAACGGCGGATACTACGTCGCCCCAACGATTTTCACCGGCCACAACAAGATGCGGGTGTTCCAGGAGGAGATCTTCGGGCCCGTCGTCGCGGTCACGTCGTTCACCGACTACGACGACGCCATCTCGATCGCCAACGACACGCTCTACGGCCTCGGGGCTGGCGTGTGGAGCCGCGACGGCAACACCGCCTACCGCGCGGGCCGCGACATCAAGGCGGGCCGGGTCTGGACCAACTGCTACCACGCCTACCCGGCGCACGCGGCGTTCGGCGGCTACAAGCAGTCCGGCATCGGTCGCGAGAACCACAAGATGATGCTCGACCACTACCAGCAGACCAAGAACCTGCTGGTGTCCTACAGCAACAAGGCCCAGGGCTTCTTCTAG
- a CDS encoding TlpA family protein disulfide reductase, translating to MRTSTRWTIAVLVVIVALAVALWREVGSDDADGTGGGADVGAAREHRDADDPQALAGPRAKADLPPCPAPAAGPAPAALTGVTVQCAADGSRVDVGRAVAGRNVVLNLWAYWCGPCADELPAMAEYQRRMGTQVTVLTVHQDENETAALQRLSELGVRLPTLQDGRRLVAAALQVPNVMPATVVLRADGTVAQILPRSFTSADEIAAAVNPRMGVRG from the coding sequence ATGCGGACGTCGACCAGGTGGACCATCGCGGTCCTCGTGGTGATCGTCGCGCTCGCGGTGGCGCTGTGGCGCGAGGTCGGTTCCGACGATGCCGACGGCACCGGGGGTGGCGCGGACGTCGGCGCGGCTCGCGAACACCGCGACGCCGACGACCCGCAGGCGCTCGCGGGCCCCCGCGCCAAGGCCGACCTGCCGCCGTGCCCGGCGCCCGCTGCCGGCCCCGCGCCCGCCGCGCTCACCGGCGTGACGGTGCAGTGCGCGGCCGACGGGTCCCGCGTCGACGTGGGGCGCGCGGTTGCGGGACGCAACGTGGTGCTCAACCTGTGGGCCTACTGGTGTGGCCCGTGCGCCGACGAGCTGCCCGCGATGGCGGAGTACCAGCGGCGGATGGGCACGCAGGTCACCGTGCTGACCGTCCACCAGGACGAGAACGAGACCGCGGCGTTGCAGCGACTGAGCGAACTCGGCGTGCGGCTGCCGACCCTGCAGGACGGTCGGCGGCTCGTCGCGGCGGCGCTGCAGGTGCCCAACGTCATGCCCGCCACCGTCGTGCTGCGCGCGGACGGTACGGTGGCCCAGATCCTGCCGCGCTCGTTCACCAGCGCCGATGAGATCGCAGCGGCGGTGAATCCACGGATGGGAGTGCGGGGTTGA
- the marP gene encoding acid resistance serine protease MarP, with amino-acid sequence MTPSQWLDLAVLAIAFVAAISGWRSGALGSLLSFVGVILGAVAGVLLAPHVVGHVQGARTKLFVALFLILGLVVIGEIAGVVLGRAVRGAIRNRGLRTIDSVVGVGLQLVAVLVAAWLLATPLTSSDQPNLAAAVRGSRVLSAVDGVAPPWLKRVPTRLSSLLDTSGLPDVLQPFGRTPIVNVDVPDAALANDPVVAATRPSVLKIRGVATSCQKVLEGSGFVVAPDRVMSNAHVVAGAESVTVESGSKTYDATVVSYDPDADISILDVPGLPAAPLQFDMQEAPTGTDAVVMGYPGGGEFTATPGRIREIIQLNGPDIYHTTTVTREVYTIRGTVRQGNSGGPLIDKDGKVLGVVFGAAVDDADTGFVLTASEVAKQMAKAGNTQQVSTDTCIS; translated from the coding sequence ATGACACCGTCGCAGTGGCTTGATCTGGCCGTCCTCGCCATCGCCTTCGTCGCCGCCATCTCTGGCTGGCGCTCCGGGGCGCTGGGCTCGCTGCTGTCCTTCGTCGGCGTCATCCTCGGTGCGGTGGCGGGCGTGCTGTTGGCGCCGCACGTGGTCGGACACGTCCAGGGCGCCCGGACCAAGCTGTTCGTCGCCCTGTTCCTAATCCTCGGGTTGGTGGTGATCGGCGAGATCGCCGGCGTCGTCCTCGGCAGGGCCGTGCGGGGGGCGATCCGCAACCGGGGGCTGCGCACCATCGACTCGGTCGTCGGCGTGGGACTGCAGCTCGTCGCGGTCCTGGTGGCGGCGTGGCTGCTGGCCACCCCGCTGACATCGTCGGATCAGCCGAATCTGGCTGCGGCAGTGCGTGGTTCGCGAGTGCTCTCCGCCGTCGACGGGGTGGCGCCGCCGTGGCTGAAGCGGGTGCCGACGCGACTGTCGTCCCTGCTGGACACCTCGGGCCTGCCCGACGTGCTGCAGCCGTTCGGCCGCACGCCCATCGTCAACGTCGACGTGCCGGACGCCGCCCTGGCGAACGATCCCGTGGTCGCGGCGACGCGGCCCAGCGTGCTCAAGATCCGCGGGGTGGCGACGAGCTGCCAGAAGGTGCTCGAGGGCAGTGGCTTCGTCGTCGCGCCCGACCGGGTCATGTCGAACGCCCACGTCGTCGCGGGGGCGGAGAGCGTGACGGTCGAGTCCGGCAGCAAGACCTACGACGCGACCGTGGTGTCGTACGACCCCGACGCGGACATCTCCATCCTCGACGTGCCCGGGCTGCCCGCCGCGCCGCTGCAGTTCGACATGCAGGAGGCGCCGACCGGCACCGACGCGGTCGTGATGGGCTACCCGGGCGGCGGCGAGTTCACCGCAACCCCCGGCCGGATCCGCGAGATCATTCAGCTCAACGGGCCGGACATCTACCACACCACGACGGTGACGCGCGAGGTCTACACCATCAGAGGCACTGTGCGACAAGGCAATTCGGGTGGTCCGCTGATCGACAAGGACGGCAAGGTGCTCGGCGTGGTGTTCGGGGCGGCCGTCGACGACGCCGACACCGGGTTCGTGCTGACCGCGAGCGAGGTGGCCAAGCAGATGGCGAAGGCCGGCAACACCCAACAGGTGTCGACCGACACCTGCATCTCCTAG
- a CDS encoding alpha/beta fold hydrolase has product MAARRARGATKRPPPDPSTTRISGPWRHLDVHANGIRFHVVEATPVATADASVGVDQPLVILLHGFGSFWWSWRHQLRGLSDARVVAVDLRGYGGSDKPPRGYDGWTLAGDVAGLVRALGHETATLVGHADGGLVCWATAVLHPRAVRAIGLVSSPHPVALRASALTRRDQGLALLPCLLRYQPPRWPERTLTRDDGAALEAMVRDRAGNGWIGTEDFAETMHHLRRAIQIPSAAHSALEYQRWAVRSQLRGEGRRFMRSMRRPVAVPVLHMRGDADPYVLADPVHRTQRFAPHGRYVSVAGAGHFAHEENPAAVNEHLTRFIAGGSGGLT; this is encoded by the coding sequence ATGGCCGCACGCCGTGCCCGCGGCGCCACCAAACGGCCCCCGCCGGACCCGTCGACCACCCGGATCTCCGGCCCGTGGCGGCATCTGGACGTGCACGCCAACGGAATTCGCTTCCACGTCGTCGAGGCCACCCCCGTCGCGACCGCGGACGCATCGGTGGGGGTCGACCAGCCGCTGGTGATCCTGCTGCACGGCTTCGGCTCCTTCTGGTGGTCTTGGCGGCATCAGCTCCGCGGGCTGTCCGACGCCCGGGTCGTGGCTGTCGACCTGCGCGGCTACGGCGGTAGCGACAAACCGCCCCGCGGCTACGACGGCTGGACGCTGGCCGGTGACGTCGCGGGACTGGTGCGCGCGCTCGGCCACGAGACGGCGACGCTCGTCGGCCACGCCGACGGTGGATTGGTGTGCTGGGCTACGGCCGTGCTGCACCCACGGGCGGTGCGGGCCATCGGCCTGGTCAGCTCACCGCACCCGGTCGCGCTGCGGGCCTCGGCGCTGACCCGTCGCGATCAGGGCTTGGCGCTGCTGCCGTGCCTGCTCCGGTATCAGCCGCCGCGATGGCCCGAGCGGACGCTGACCCGCGACGACGGCGCCGCGCTGGAGGCCATGGTCCGCGACCGCGCGGGCAACGGGTGGATCGGCACCGAAGACTTCGCCGAGACGATGCATCACCTGCGCAGGGCCATCCAGATCCCGTCGGCCGCACACTCGGCGCTGGAGTACCAGCGGTGGGCCGTGCGCAGCCAGCTGCGCGGCGAGGGCAGGCGCTTCATGCGGTCGATGCGGCGCCCGGTCGCGGTGCCGGTGCTGCACATGCGCGGCGACGCCGATCCGTACGTGCTGGCCGACCCGGTGCACCGCACGCAGCGCTTCGCGCCGCACGGCCGTTACGTGTCGGTGGCGGGCGCGGGACACTTCGCGCACGAGGAGAATCCCGCCGCCGTCAACGAACACCTGACGAGGTTCATCGCCGGCGGGTCGGGGGGCCTGACCTAG
- a CDS encoding NUDIX hydrolase, whose amino-acid sequence MNVTGDGAAALDVSVAPAWLEPLLQNAAEIPRAYRRRVPDDVLAAISAANSTATRTGAKRDAAVLVLISGPSESPAGGPPGSPPPDADLLVTVRASTLRQHAGQAAFPGGAADPGDGGPVGTALREAREETGIDTARIHPLLTLDRMFIPPSGFHVVPVLAYSPDPGPVCVVDESETAIVARVPLRAFINPQNRLMVYREDNTRRFAGPAFLLNQMLVWGFTGQVISAILDVAGWAQRWDGDDVRELSAAMALVGGGSDYREGQQ is encoded by the coding sequence TTGAACGTCACCGGTGACGGGGCTGCGGCTCTCGACGTCTCGGTCGCCCCGGCCTGGCTCGAGCCCCTCCTGCAGAACGCCGCCGAGATTCCGCGCGCCTACCGCAGGCGGGTGCCCGACGACGTGCTCGCGGCGATCAGCGCGGCCAACAGCACCGCGACGCGCACCGGCGCCAAGCGCGACGCCGCCGTCCTGGTCCTGATCTCCGGACCGTCCGAGTCGCCCGCCGGTGGGCCGCCCGGCTCACCTCCTCCCGACGCCGACCTGCTGGTCACCGTGCGGGCGTCGACGTTGCGCCAGCACGCCGGGCAGGCCGCCTTCCCCGGTGGCGCGGCCGATCCGGGCGACGGCGGCCCCGTCGGCACGGCGCTGCGGGAGGCCCGCGAGGAGACCGGCATCGACACCGCGCGAATCCATCCGCTGCTGACTCTCGATCGGATGTTCATCCCGCCGTCGGGCTTCCACGTGGTGCCCGTCCTGGCCTACTCACCCGACCCCGGTCCCGTCTGCGTCGTCGACGAGAGCGAGACCGCGATCGTCGCCCGCGTGCCGCTGCGCGCGTTCATCAACCCGCAGAACCGGCTCATGGTGTACCGCGAGGACAACACCCGACGGTTCGCCGGACCCGCGTTCCTGCTCAACCAGATGCTGGTGTGGGGCTTCACGGGCCAGGTCATCTCCGCGATCCTCGACGTCGCGGGCTGGGCGCAGCGGTGGGACGGTGACGACGTGCGCGAATTGAGCGCGGCAATGGCGCTCGTCGGCGGCGGCAGCGATTACCGTGAGGGCCAACAATGA
- the crp gene encoding cAMP-activated global transcriptional regulator CRP has product MDEILARAGIFQGVEPTAVSALTKQLQPVDFPRGHTVFAEGEPGDRLYIIISGKVKIGRRSPDGRENLLTIMGPSDMFGELSIFDPGPRTSSATTITEVRAVSMDRDALRAWIADRPEIAEQLLRVLARRLRRTNNNLADLIFTDVPGRVAKQLLQLAQRFGTQEGGALRVTHDLTQEEIAQLVGASRETVNKALADFAHRGWIRLEGKSVLISDSERLARRAR; this is encoded by the coding sequence GTGGACGAGATCCTGGCGCGGGCCGGAATCTTCCAGGGCGTCGAACCGACTGCGGTCTCCGCGCTGACGAAGCAGCTGCAGCCAGTCGACTTTCCGCGTGGGCACACGGTGTTCGCCGAGGGCGAGCCCGGCGATCGGCTCTACATCATCATCTCCGGCAAGGTGAAGATCGGCAGGCGGTCTCCCGACGGTCGCGAGAACCTGCTCACCATCATGGGACCGTCCGACATGTTCGGCGAGCTGTCGATCTTCGACCCGGGCCCCCGGACCTCCAGCGCCACCACCATCACCGAGGTGCGCGCCGTCTCGATGGACCGCGATGCGTTGCGCGCGTGGATCGCCGACCGGCCCGAGATCGCCGAGCAACTCCTGCGCGTCCTGGCCCGTCGCCTCCGCCGGACCAACAACAATCTGGCCGACCTCATCTTCACCGACGTCCCCGGTCGCGTCGCCAAGCAGTTGCTGCAGTTGGCCCAGCGGTTCGGCACCCAGGAGGGCGGGGCGTTGCGCGTGACGCACGACCTGACCCAGGAGGAGATCGCCCAGCTCGTCGGCGCGTCCCGCGAGACCGTCAACAAGGCGCTGGCCGACTTCGCCCACCGCGGGTGGATTCGCCTGGAGGGCAAGAGCGTGTTGATCAGCGACTCCGAGCGGCTGGCCCGCCGAGCCCGCTA